A DNA window from Helianthus annuus cultivar XRQ/B chromosome 15, HanXRQr2.0-SUNRISE, whole genome shotgun sequence contains the following coding sequences:
- the LOC110914160 gene encoding rRNA-processing protein EFG1-like, producing MYMMNKVLENLIGKPVEQRFEEIELEEVRARCKAEIAAEMKNKGKGVQVEGVSEVTKRSIVPSIVPESPIQNPCPISSVSGVFDDDVEIDDVENDDEEDDEEEVDDEEIMKDDADDVFSSNSDHDDDDNDDNDQGSTGIKVTEASTKENVDDYLHDDANEESENAESEGEPDDTKNVDESDDHVTRLILCL from the coding sequence ATGTATATGATGAATAAAGTATTGGAGAATTTGATCGGAAAGCCTGTTGAACAAAGATTTGAAGAAATCGAGCTTGAAGAAGTCAGAGCACGATGTAAGGCTGAGATTGCAGCAGAAATGAAGAACAAGGGTAAAGGTGTTCAAGTTGAAGGTGTTTCTGAAGTAACTAAAAGGTCAATCGTTCCGTCAATTGTTCCTGAATCACCTATTCAAAATCCTTGTCCTATATCTTCGGTTTCTGGTGTATTTGATGATGATGTAGAAATTGATGATGTAGAaaatgatgatgaggaagatgatgaagaagaagttgaTGACGAAGAAATTATGaaagatgatgcagatgatgtgTTTTCTTCAAATAGTgatcatgatgatgatgacaatgaTGATAATGATCAAGGTTCTACAGGCATCAAAGTTACTGAAGCGTCTACTAAAGAAAATGTTGATGATTATCTTCATGATGATGCTAATGAAGAATCTGAGAATGCTGAAAGTGAGGGGGAGCCTGATGATACAAAGAATGTTGATGAAAGTGATGATCATGTTACAAGATTGATCCTTTGTCTTTAA